In one Nomascus leucogenys isolate Asia chromosome 13, Asia_NLE_v1, whole genome shotgun sequence genomic region, the following are encoded:
- the LOC115838055 gene encoding uncharacterized protein LOC115838055 — translation MEVTRRAQSIGEGKDPSGLRWRSSILGACTVSPQGALIRGPLPGSEALGSGRNKANWLVVAPARRGGGGASPDLQGSLPSRSKSNWSSRLGHSPLKLILNLAASVPPLSSSPCSKPHMATTTSSPLASLPPVLPQPSSTEVPHHLQNKGQSLKSVILFPHLLLVFLSTFILPPPSARKTPTHSVSYSSFNLFQKSFQFPLRPPHCTLSAHVPVDGSHFLYLWVSSIGTSQGQGPSPLSLCSEFQTQSLALSRCVMLIR, via the exons ATGGAAGTTACACGCAGGGCACAGAGTATAGGGGAGGGGAAAGATCCTTCTGGCCTTCGGTGGAGAAGTAGCATCCTGGGTGCGTGCACAGTCTCCCCGCAGGGGGCACTCATCAGGGGTCCTCTCCCTGGCTCTGAGGCCCTCGGATCTGGAAGGAACAAGGCGAATTGGCTTGTAGTGGCCCCAgcgaggagaggaggaggaggagcctcCCCAGACCTCCAGGGGTCGCTGCCGAGCCGCAG caaATCCAACTGGTCCTCACGTCTTGGCCATTCACCTCTGAAACTTATCCTGAATCTGGCAGCATCGGTCCCCCCTCTGTCATCATCGCCCTGCTCCAAGCCTCACATGGCCACGACCACATCCTctcccctggcctccctgcctccagtcctGCCCCAGCCCTCCTCCACAGAAGTCCCCCATCACTTGCAAAATAAAGGCCAAAGCCTTAAGTCTGtcattctctttcctcatttgCTTCTGGTGTTCTTGTCCACATTCATTCTCCCACCTCCATCAGCCAGGAAAACTCCTACTCATTCTGTAAGTTATAGCTCATTTAACCTTTTCCAAAAATCTTTTCAGTTTCCTCTTCGGCCCCCCCACTGCACCCTTAGTGCACACGTCCCGGTGGATGGCAGTCATTTTCTTTACTTATGGGTATCCTCCATTGGAACATCTCAAGGACAGGGACCATCTCCTTTATCTTTGTGTTCTGAGTTCCAGACCCAgagcctggcacttagtaggtgtgTAATGCTCATAAGATGA